In Cololabis saira isolate AMF1-May2022 chromosome 1, fColSai1.1, whole genome shotgun sequence, the following proteins share a genomic window:
- the LOC133430063 gene encoding ATP-sensitive inward rectifier potassium channel 12-like, producing MVGTARPNLHYCPRRHSLMITGAMGAVRVNRYSIVSTDEDALKISSFGLHNGHNPLTQQNRLSGASMRAEEGGGGGECPGIDEGLGALSLRVTKEPTAISNSVALPSRLRSRFVKKNGQCNVVFSNMEDKPRRYLADIFTTCVDIRWRYLLLIFTTTFLLSWLLFGLIFWAVALAHGDFNLREDSDGEGSAEEKKNELRPCILHIQGFIGAFLFSIETQTTIGYGFRCVTEECPIAVVTVVVQSIVGCIIDSFMIGTIMAKMVRPKKRAQTLLFSHHAVIALRDGKLCLMWRMGNMRKSHIVEAHVRAQLIKPYVTAEGEYLPLEQTDIDVGYDDGLDRLFLVSPLVVVHEINKSSPLYNLSHSDLQKEDFEIVVILEGMVEATAMTTQARSSYLSREILWGHRFEPVVFEKGDRYHVDYSRFHKTYEVPSTPHCSARDLSQMKARSGQSSPSGSSYSRSPSLFAPRAPRRLQGSHSPSAFCYENEVALCCGDDADDENAKEEMETLNIRSDREVKIRDNIHLDFKGTFVKEQTVEMLCVLDTENQMGLDRIPPALPLYVSRESGV from the exons ATGGTTGGAACTGCCCGTCCCAACCTACATTACTGCCCTCGCAGACACAGCCTGATGATCACCGGTGCCATGGGAGCGGTGCGGGTAAACAG ATACAGCATCGTTTCCACCGATGAAGATGCCCTGAAGATCTCCAGCTTCGGCCTCCACAATGGCCACAACCCCCTGACCCAGCAGAACCGGCTATCAGGGGCCAGCATGCGAGCTGAGGAGGGAGGCGGCGGCGGAGAGTGTCCGGGTATTGATGAAGGACTCGGGGCTTTGTCTTTGAGGGTGACCAAGGAGCCCACAGCCATCAGTAATAGCGTGGCTCTGCCCAGCCGCCTGCGCAGCCGCTTTGTGAAGAAGAACGGCCAGTGCAACGTGGTGTTCAGCAACATGGAAGATAAACCGCGGCGATATCTGGCTGATATTTTCACCACCTGCGTCGACATACGCTGGCGATACTTGTTGCTGATCTTCACGACCACCTTCCTCCTGTCTTGGCTGCTGTTCGGTCTCATTTTCTGGGCGGTGGCGCTCGCCCACGGAGACTTCAATCTACGCGAGGACAGCGATGGTGAGGGTTCcgcggaggaaaaaaaaaacgagttgCGGCCGTGCATCCTCCACATCCAGGGTTTCATCGGGGCGTTCCTCTTCTCCATAGAGACCCAGACCACCATTGGATACGGTTTCCGGTGTGTCACGGAGGAGTGTCCCATTGCTGTCGTGACTGTGGTGGTGCAGTCTATTGTGGGATGCATTATTGACTCTTTCATGATTGGCACCATCATGGCAAAGATGGTGCGCCCGAAGAAGAGGGCGCAGACCTTGCTGTTCTCGCATCACGCTGTCATCGCCCTGCGCGACGGGAAGCTTTGCCTCATGTGGCGCATGGGGAACATGCGCAAGAGCCACATCGTCGAGGCCCACGTTCGCGCTCAGCTCATCAAACCGTATGTGACGGCCGAGGGCGAGTATCTCCCTCTGGAGCAGACGGACATTGATGTCGGCTACGACGACGGGTTGGATCGGCTGTTCCTGGTGTCGCCGTTGGTGGTCGTCCATGAGATCAACAAGAGCAGCCCTCTGTACAACCTCAGCCACAGTGACCTCCAGAAGGAGGACTTTGAGATCGTGGTCATCCTGGAGGGGATGGTGGAGGCCACAGCCATGACGACGCAGGCCCGCAGCTCCTACTTGTCCAGGGAGATCCTCTGGGGTCACCGCTTCGAGCCCGTCGTGTTTGAAAAGGGCGACCGCTACCATGTGGATTATTCCCGCTTCCATAAAACCTACGAAGTGCCATCTACACCTCACTGCAGTGCCAGGGACCTAAGCCAGATGAAGGCTCGTAGTGGGCAGTCCTCACCGTCCGGCTCAAGCTACTCCAGGTCTCCGTCACTGTTCGCTCCGAGAGCGCCGCGACGTCTCCAGGGTTCTCACTCCCCCAGTGCGTTCTGCTACGAGAACGAAGTAGCTTTGTGCTGCGGAGACGACGCGGACGATGAGAACGCAAAGGAGGAGATGGAGACCCTGAACATAAGAAGCGACAGGGAGGTAAAGATAAGAGATAACATCCACCTGGATTTCAAGGGGACATTTGTGAAGGAGCAGACGGTGGAGATGTTGTGTGTTCTGGACACGGAGAATCAGATGGGCCTGGACAGAATACCGCCTGCCCTACCGTTGTACGTCAGCAGGGAGTCGGGAGTTTGA